Proteins from a single region of Undibacterium sp. KW1:
- a CDS encoding Re/Si-specific NAD(P)(+) transhydrogenase subunit alpha encodes MKIGIPAESRPGETRVAATPETIKKYVAAKHQVIVQSGAGVASSITDEAYQAAGAEIGTAADALGAELVLKVRAPNAEERALMKSGTVLVGMLNPFDADNIAAMATHGLSAFALEAAPRITRAQSLDVLSSQANIAGYKAVMLAANTYQRFMPMLMTAAGTVKAARVLIMGVGVAGLQAIATAKRLGAVIEASDVRPPVKEQVESLGAKFIDVPYETDEEREIAKGVGGYARPMPAAWMERQAALVHERAKQADIIITTALIPGRKAPILISEETVKAMKPGSVIVDMAVEQGGNCPLSELNKTVTKYGVHIIGEPNLATLVAADASALYSRNVLDFLKLIIDKDAALAINREDEIVAATLVCSGGEVLKK; translated from the coding sequence ATGAAAATCGGCATACCCGCCGAGTCACGGCCGGGGGAGACGCGTGTAGCGGCAACCCCAGAAACCATCAAGAAATATGTCGCCGCCAAACACCAGGTGATCGTGCAGTCTGGTGCAGGCGTGGCTTCCAGTATTACCGACGAGGCCTACCAGGCTGCCGGTGCAGAAATTGGCACTGCTGCCGATGCACTGGGCGCTGAACTGGTCTTGAAAGTGCGTGCCCCCAATGCAGAAGAACGTGCGCTGATGAAATCAGGCACGGTGCTGGTTGGCATGCTCAATCCTTTTGACGCAGACAATATCGCGGCCATGGCCACACACGGCCTGTCCGCATTTGCACTCGAAGCTGCACCGCGCATTACCCGTGCGCAGTCGCTCGACGTCTTGTCTTCGCAAGCCAATATCGCCGGTTACAAGGCCGTCATGCTGGCCGCCAATACCTACCAGCGCTTCATGCCCATGCTGATGACAGCGGCGGGCACGGTCAAGGCCGCACGGGTGCTGATCATGGGCGTGGGCGTTGCAGGCTTGCAAGCGATTGCCACAGCCAAACGCCTGGGTGCAGTGATTGAAGCGTCGGATGTACGCCCGCCCGTCAAGGAGCAGGTTGAATCCCTGGGCGCCAAGTTTATCGATGTACCTTATGAAACCGATGAAGAACGCGAAATCGCCAAAGGTGTAGGTGGTTATGCCCGCCCCATGCCAGCAGCGTGGATGGAAAGGCAGGCTGCTCTCGTGCATGAACGTGCCAAGCAGGCTGATATCATCATTACGACAGCATTGATTCCTGGCCGCAAGGCACCGATACTGATTTCGGAAGAAACAGTAAAAGCCATGAAGCCAGGCTCAGTCATCGTCGATATGGCGGTAGAGCAGGGCGGCAATTGCCCCTTGTCTGAACTCAACAAGACAGTCACCAAATACGGTGTACACATCATAGGCGAGCCGAATCTGGCAACGCTGGTGGCGGCTGATGCATCGGCCCTTTATTCCCGTAATGTGCTGGACTTTTTGAAGCTCATCATTGACAAGGATGCTGCGCTGGCGATTAACCGTGAAGATGAAATCGTCGCTGCCACCCTGGTTTGCTCGGGTGGTGAAGTTTTAAAGAAATAG
- the panD gene encoding aspartate 1-decarboxylase → MQRNMLRAKIHRATVTQCDLHYEGSCGIDEDLLDAANIIENEQIELYNVNNGERFSTYAIKGKRGSGEISLNGAAARRVQLGDLMIICTYAPMTEEEAKAYKPNVVFVNGKNQITSIKEYK, encoded by the coding sequence ATGCAAAGAAATATGCTCCGCGCCAAAATTCATCGCGCAACTGTAACCCAGTGTGACCTGCACTACGAAGGATCGTGCGGTATCGATGAAGATCTGCTCGACGCTGCCAACATCATCGAAAACGAACAGATAGAGCTGTATAACGTCAACAACGGTGAACGCTTCTCCACTTATGCCATCAAGGGCAAACGTGGCAGCGGTGAAATTTCACTCAATGGCGCTGCAGCCCGCCGCGTACAACTGGGCGATTTGATGATTATCTGTACCTATGCGCCGATGACAGAAGAAGAAGCAAAAGCGTATAAACCGAATGTCGTTTTCGTCAATGGCAAGAATCAGATCACCAGTATCAAAGAGTATAAATAA
- a CDS encoding NAD(P) transhydrogenase subunit alpha, which translates to MEVSHTLTNLIIFVLAIYVGYHVVWTVTPALHTPLMAVTNAISAIIIVGAMLAAGLTEGLLAQVMGTAAVALAAVNVFGGFLVTQRMLEMFKKKEPKAIAHADKEGK; encoded by the coding sequence ATGGAAGTTAGTCATACCCTTACCAACCTCATCATCTTCGTGCTGGCAATTTATGTCGGTTACCATGTGGTGTGGACAGTAACACCGGCCCTGCACACGCCTTTGATGGCGGTGACAAATGCCATTTCTGCCATCATCATCGTCGGTGCCATGCTGGCCGCTGGTTTGACCGAAGGCCTGCTGGCCCAGGTCATGGGCACGGCGGCAGTGGCACTGGCAGCAGTGAATGTATTCGGCGGTTTTCTGGTGACTCAGAGGATGCTGGAAATGTTCAAGAAAAAAGAGCCTAAAGCCATTGCCCATGCTGACAAGGAGGGCAAATAA
- a CDS encoding NAD(P)(+) transhydrogenase (Re/Si-specific) subunit beta — MSMNLVTMLYLIASVCFIQALKGLSHPSTARRGNAFGMIGMAVAVATTIALIVKLKNESAGAGLGYGLVAIGVIVGGGIGATLAKRVEMTKMPELVAAMHSLIGLAAVCIAVAVVSEPWVFNIVARDQPIPFGNRLELFIGTFVGAITFSGSVIAFGKLSGKYKFRLFQGAPVSFSGQHQLNLVLAIAMLGCGIAFCVTQSWTPFIIMTALAFVLGVLIIIPIGGADMPVVVSMLNSYSGWAAAGIGFSLNNSMLIIAGSLVGSSGAILSYIMCKAMNRSFFNVILGGFGGEAAAAATGDQAQRTVKSGSADDVAFLLGNAETVIIVPGYGLAVARAQHALKELTEKLTHKGITVKYAIHPVAGRMPGHMNVLLAEAEVPYDQVFEMEDINSEFGQADVVLVLGANDVVNPAAKDPKSPIAGMPILEAYKAKTVIVNKRSMASGYAGLDNELFYMDKTMMVFGDAKKVIEDMVKAVE; from the coding sequence ATGAGCATGAATCTGGTAACGATGCTGTACCTGATCGCATCGGTCTGCTTTATCCAGGCGTTAAAAGGTTTGTCCCATCCTTCCACCGCACGTCGTGGTAATGCCTTTGGCATGATAGGCATGGCGGTTGCAGTTGCAACCACCATCGCCCTGATCGTCAAGCTGAAAAACGAAAGTGCCGGTGCAGGTCTGGGCTATGGCCTGGTTGCCATCGGCGTCATTGTCGGCGGCGGCATAGGTGCAACTCTGGCCAAACGTGTAGAGATGACCAAGATGCCGGAACTGGTCGCAGCGATGCACTCATTGATCGGTCTGGCAGCGGTGTGTATCGCCGTAGCCGTTGTGTCTGAACCCTGGGTATTCAATATCGTCGCAAGAGACCAACCTATCCCTTTCGGTAACCGCCTGGAATTGTTCATTGGTACTTTTGTCGGTGCGATTACCTTCTCTGGTTCTGTCATCGCCTTTGGTAAATTGTCGGGCAAGTACAAGTTCCGCCTGTTCCAGGGCGCACCGGTCAGCTTCAGTGGCCAGCATCAGTTGAACCTGGTATTGGCAATTGCGATGCTGGGTTGCGGCATTGCCTTCTGCGTCACGCAAAGCTGGACACCGTTCATCATCATGACGGCTCTGGCTTTCGTGCTGGGCGTACTCATCATCATCCCTATCGGTGGTGCTGATATGCCAGTGGTGGTGTCGATGCTGAACAGTTATTCTGGCTGGGCGGCTGCAGGTATCGGCTTTTCGCTGAATAACTCCATGCTGATCATTGCCGGTTCGCTGGTGGGTTCGTCCGGTGCCATCCTGTCTTACATTATGTGCAAGGCGATGAACCGTTCGTTCTTCAATGTGATACTAGGTGGTTTTGGTGGCGAAGCTGCTGCCGCTGCTACTGGCGACCAGGCCCAGCGTACCGTTAAATCCGGCTCTGCTGATGACGTGGCTTTCCTGCTTGGTAATGCAGAGACTGTCATCATCGTTCCTGGTTATGGCCTGGCGGTGGCACGTGCCCAGCATGCCCTGAAAGAGCTGACAGAAAAGCTGACGCACAAAGGTATTACAGTCAAGTATGCAATTCACCCTGTGGCAGGGCGTATGCCTGGTCACATGAATGTCTTGCTGGCAGAAGCTGAAGTGCCTTACGACCAGGTATTCGAGATGGAAGACATCAACAGCGAATTTGGCCAGGCAGACGTGGTATTGGTATTGGGTGCGAATGACGTGGTTAATCCTGCGGCAAAAGACCCCAAATCACCGATTGCTGGCATGCCTATCCTGGAAGCCTACAAAGCCAAGACTGTTATCGTCAACAAGCGCTCCATGGCTTCTGGCTATGCAGGTCTGGACAATGAACTGTTCTACATGGATAAAACCATGATGGTGTTTGGCGATGCCAAGAAAGTCATTGAAGATATGGTGAAGGCTGTTGAGTAA
- a CDS encoding efflux RND transporter permease subunit, whose product MFEKIIQFSIAQRWLVIMLTLVLASLGIFSYQRLPIDAVPDITNVQVQVNTAAPGYSPLEAEQRISFPIETVMAGLPNLQQTRSLSRYGLSQVTIIFKDGTDIYFARQLVNERIQEAKGKLPAGIEPGMGPISTGLGEIVMWTVESKEGALKADGQPYTATDLREIQDWIVKPQLRNVAGVTEINTIGGYAKEFLVAPSPEKLVAHGLSWQDVVTALEKNNGNIGAGYIERRGEQYLVRAPGQLASMDDIRNVVVSTQKNIPVRISDVAEVSIGRELRTGAATENGREVVLGTVFMLIGENSRKVSQDVAKKLAEINRSLPPGIVASTVYDRTVLVDKAINTVKKNLLEGAVLVIAILFLFLGNIRAAIITAMVIPLAMLFTFTGMVGNKVSANLMSLGALDFGIIIDGAVVIVENCVRRLAHAQAAAGRTLDRSERLQEVFAAAREARRPLLFGQLIIMVVYLPIFALTGVEGKMFHPMAFTVVAALIAAMVLSMTFIPAAVALFIGEHVSEKENRLMLWAKQLYQPMLDFALQSKALVLSIVVVVLALSGLLASRMGSEFVPSLNEGDIALHAMRIPGTSLSQALQMQIELEHVIRTFPEVDKVFGKLGTAEIATDPMPPNVADTFIMLKPQAQWPDPTRSKDDLVAAIQEAVEKVPGNNYEFTQPIQMRFNELISGVRSDVAIKVFGDDMEIMNRTGEQIARMLEKIPGAADVKLEQTTGLPMLSININREKAARLGLNISDVQDVISAAIGGKESGTLFQGDRRFDIVVRLPENVRSDIDAIKRLPIRLPNVQNGATSFITLADLASIDMAPGPNQISREDGKRRVVVTANVRGRDIGSFIKEAQEQLAQKVKVPTAYWTTWGGTFEQLQSASQRLQIVVPAALLLVFMLLFAMFGNIRDGLLVFTGVPFALTGGIVALWLRDIPLSISAGVGFIALSGVAVLNGLVMIAYIRSLREEGMTLDRAIQQGALTRLRPVLMTALVASLGFIPMALATGTGAEVQRPLATVVIGGILSSTLLTLLVLPLLYQLSHHKTDKP is encoded by the coding sequence ATGTTTGAAAAAATCATACAATTTTCGATAGCGCAGCGCTGGCTGGTCATCATGCTGACCTTGGTGCTGGCATCACTGGGTATCTTCAGTTACCAGCGCCTGCCGATTGATGCCGTGCCGGACATCACCAATGTCCAGGTACAGGTCAATACCGCTGCCCCTGGCTACTCACCACTGGAGGCTGAGCAACGCATCAGCTTTCCCATAGAGACCGTGATGGCAGGCCTGCCCAACCTGCAACAGACGCGTTCACTGTCACGCTATGGCCTGTCACAAGTGACCATCATTTTCAAGGATGGCACCGACATTTACTTTGCCCGCCAGCTCGTCAATGAACGTATACAGGAAGCCAAGGGCAAGCTCCCAGCAGGCATAGAACCTGGCATGGGGCCGATCTCCACCGGTCTGGGTGAGATCGTCATGTGGACAGTGGAGAGCAAGGAAGGCGCACTCAAGGCGGATGGTCAGCCCTACACGGCCACCGACCTGCGTGAAATACAGGACTGGATAGTCAAGCCACAATTGCGCAATGTCGCAGGCGTGACCGAGATCAATACCATAGGTGGTTATGCCAAGGAATTCCTGGTTGCACCATCGCCAGAAAAACTGGTGGCACATGGATTGAGCTGGCAAGATGTCGTCACTGCACTGGAAAAAAATAATGGCAATATCGGCGCGGGTTATATAGAAAGACGTGGCGAACAATACCTCGTCAGGGCACCGGGGCAACTGGCTTCCATGGATGACATACGCAATGTGGTCGTCAGCACCCAGAAAAATATTCCTGTCCGTATCAGCGACGTCGCCGAAGTCAGCATAGGCCGTGAATTGCGCACTGGTGCAGCGACAGAAAATGGCCGTGAAGTCGTACTCGGCACGGTGTTCATGCTGATAGGTGAAAACAGCCGCAAGGTATCGCAGGATGTGGCAAAAAAACTGGCTGAGATCAACCGCAGCCTGCCTCCCGGCATCGTAGCCAGCACCGTATATGACCGCACCGTTCTGGTAGACAAGGCCATCAATACGGTAAAGAAAAACCTGCTGGAAGGTGCAGTACTGGTGATTGCCATTCTCTTTTTATTTTTGGGGAATATCCGTGCAGCCATCATCACCGCCATGGTGATACCGCTGGCGATGCTGTTCACGTTTACCGGTATGGTGGGCAACAAGGTCAGTGCCAATCTCATGAGCCTGGGCGCACTGGATTTTGGCATCATTATCGATGGTGCGGTGGTCATCGTCGAGAATTGCGTGCGCAGGCTGGCTCATGCACAAGCGGCTGCCGGACGCACGCTGGACCGCAGTGAACGCCTGCAGGAAGTATTCGCCGCCGCCAGAGAAGCCCGCCGCCCCTTGCTGTTTGGCCAGTTGATCATCATGGTGGTTTACCTGCCCATCTTTGCGCTGACCGGGGTAGAAGGCAAGATGTTCCACCCCATGGCATTTACCGTGGTTGCTGCCCTGATTGCCGCGATGGTCTTGTCAATGACTTTCATCCCTGCCGCTGTCGCCCTGTTCATCGGTGAACACGTCAGCGAAAAAGAAAACCGTTTGATGCTGTGGGCCAAACAGCTCTATCAACCCATGCTGGATTTCGCACTGCAAAGCAAGGCGCTGGTCTTGAGCATCGTTGTGGTGGTACTGGCTCTGAGTGGCTTGCTGGCCAGCCGCATGGGTAGCGAATTTGTCCCCAGCCTGAATGAAGGTGATATCGCCCTGCACGCCATGCGCATACCCGGCACCAGCCTGAGCCAGGCTTTGCAAATGCAGATAGAACTGGAACATGTGATACGCACTTTCCCCGAGGTGGACAAAGTCTTTGGCAAGCTGGGTACGGCAGAAATTGCCACTGACCCGATGCCACCGAATGTGGCTGACACCTTCATCATGCTCAAGCCGCAAGCGCAATGGCCAGACCCAACGCGCAGCAAGGATGATCTGGTAGCAGCCATACAGGAAGCCGTGGAAAAAGTACCGGGCAATAACTATGAATTTACCCAGCCCATACAGATGCGCTTCAATGAACTGATCTCTGGCGTGCGCAGCGACGTGGCGATCAAAGTGTTTGGTGACGACATGGAAATCATGAACCGCACTGGGGAACAGATTGCCAGGATGCTGGAAAAAATTCCCGGTGCTGCCGATGTCAAGCTGGAGCAAACCACCGGCCTGCCTATGCTGAGCATCAACATCAACCGCGAGAAAGCGGCCAGGCTGGGTTTGAATATCAGCGATGTGCAGGACGTGATTTCCGCAGCGATAGGTGGCAAGGAATCTGGCACCCTGTTCCAGGGTGACCGCCGGTTTGATATCGTTGTACGACTGCCAGAAAATGTGCGCAGCGATATCGACGCCATCAAGCGCCTGCCGATTCGTCTGCCGAATGTACAAAATGGAGCGACCAGTTTCATTACCCTGGCTGACCTGGCAAGCATAGACATGGCACCCGGCCCCAACCAGATCAGCCGTGAAGATGGCAAGCGCCGTGTCGTTGTCACTGCCAATGTGCGTGGCCGTGACATAGGCTCCTTTATAAAAGAAGCACAGGAGCAACTGGCACAGAAGGTGAAAGTCCCGACCGCTTACTGGACCACCTGGGGCGGCACTTTCGAACAATTGCAATCTGCATCACAGCGCCTGCAAATCGTCGTCCCCGCAGCTTTGCTACTGGTCTTCATGTTGCTGTTTGCCATGTTTGGCAATATCAGGGACGGCTTGCTGGTATTTACAGGCGTGCCGTTTGCCCTGACTGGTGGCATAGTCGCCCTGTGGTTACGTGATATACCGCTGTCGATTTCAGCCGGTGTAGGCTTCATCGCCCTGTCTGGTGTTGCGGTATTGAACGGCCTGGTCATGATTGCCTATATACGCAGCTTGCGTGAAGAAGGCATGACGCTGGACAGAGCCATCCAGCAAGGTGCATTGACACGTCTGCGCCCGGTGCTGATGACGGCGCTGGTAGCATCCCTGGGCTTCATCCCGATGGCGCTGGCGACAGGCACTGGGGCTGAAGTGCAGCGGCCACTGGCGACGGTGGTTATCGGTGGCATACTCTCATCCACCCTGCTGACTTTGCTGGTACTGCCTTTGCTGTATCAACTGAGCCATCACAAGACAGATAAACCGTAA
- a CDS encoding efflux RND transporter periplasmic adaptor subunit, which produces MKLNINKKTAVPVIIVILIGAILAALILSAGKSKKTDEHGSRAEQAEHADNEHHDEASGAEAAAKGPHGGKLFSKDGYALEVTIFEQNTAPEFRLYAYQDGKPLPPATNNVTINLERLGGAVQTFKFSTEKNYLKGDAIVEEPHSFKASITAQHAGKSYQFNYEQIEGRVSMNALKRKQNGVETEIAGAVKLQSNLNLLGEVKLNEDSMLQIVPRLAGIVESVAVNAGDKVSKGQLLAVISSQALVDLRTEVLATQKRHALARSNFEREKKLWEEKISAEQDYLQARNAMQESDITLQSAQQKLASLGAGMATKGNLNRYEIRSPIAGTVTEKHISMGQSLKDDAAIFTVADLSSVWVEIAIPAKDLNHVRTGQSAKVSANAFDATAEGKLSYVGAVMGEQTRTAKARLLLPNTKGVWYPGLTVNVALLSAEVEVPVAIVNEAIQIIDEQATVFASYGDQLEARPVELGRSDGKYTEIRKGLQAGTAYVAKNSFLIKAELGKAAASHEH; this is translated from the coding sequence ATGAAACTGAATATCAATAAAAAAACTGCCGTGCCAGTCATCATCGTCATCCTCATAGGTGCGATATTGGCTGCGCTGATACTGAGCGCAGGAAAATCGAAAAAAACCGATGAACATGGCAGCCGTGCAGAGCAGGCTGAGCATGCCGACAATGAACATCATGACGAAGCCAGTGGAGCCGAGGCTGCCGCCAAAGGCCCGCATGGCGGCAAACTGTTCAGCAAGGATGGCTATGCGCTGGAAGTGACTATCTTCGAGCAAAACACAGCACCAGAATTTCGCCTGTATGCCTATCAGGATGGCAAGCCACTACCACCTGCAACCAATAACGTCACCATCAATCTGGAACGCCTGGGTGGAGCGGTACAAACCTTCAAGTTCAGCACAGAAAAAAATTATCTGAAAGGCGATGCCATCGTCGAAGAACCACATTCCTTCAAAGCCAGCATCACAGCCCAACATGCTGGCAAGAGCTATCAATTCAATTATGAACAGATAGAGGGCCGCGTCAGCATGAATGCCCTGAAGCGCAAGCAAAATGGCGTAGAGACAGAAATCGCAGGCGCGGTAAAACTGCAAAGCAATCTGAACTTGTTGGGTGAAGTGAAACTGAATGAAGACAGCATGCTGCAAATCGTGCCGCGCCTTGCAGGTATCGTGGAAAGCGTGGCAGTGAATGCGGGTGACAAGGTCAGCAAGGGTCAGTTACTGGCGGTGATATCCAGCCAGGCACTGGTCGATTTGCGTACTGAAGTGCTGGCGACACAAAAACGTCATGCACTGGCACGCAGTAATTTTGAACGCGAGAAAAAACTCTGGGAAGAAAAAATCTCAGCAGAGCAGGATTATCTGCAAGCCCGCAATGCCATGCAGGAATCCGACATCACCCTGCAAAGTGCGCAACAAAAACTGGCTTCCCTGGGTGCTGGCATGGCTACAAAGGGCAACCTGAACCGCTATGAAATCCGTTCACCCATCGCAGGTACAGTGACCGAGAAACACATCAGCATGGGGCAGTCACTCAAGGATGATGCTGCCATCTTTACGGTAGCCGATCTCAGCAGTGTCTGGGTGGAAATCGCGATACCTGCCAAAGACCTCAACCATGTCAGGACAGGCCAGAGCGCCAAAGTCAGCGCCAATGCCTTTGATGCTACCGCAGAAGGCAAGCTCAGCTATGTAGGCGCAGTCATGGGGGAACAAACCCGCACGGCCAAAGCACGCTTGCTGCTGCCAAATACCAAGGGTGTATGGTATCCCGGCCTGACTGTGAATGTGGCCCTGCTGTCAGCCGAAGTGGAAGTGCCGGTTGCGATAGTCAATGAAGCCATACAAATCATTGATGAACAAGCCACGGTGTTTGCCAGCTATGGCGATCAACTGGAAGCCAGGCCGGTGGAACTGGGACGCAGCGATGGCAAGTACACAGAGATACGCAAGGGCTTGCAGGCGGGTACGGCTTATGTTGCCAAGAACAGTTTCCTGATCAAGGCTGAGCTGGGCAAAGCTGCCGCCAGTCATGAACACTAA
- a CDS encoding TolC family protein → MQKLFLPLAIVAVLLCPMLFPVSAQAQNPLSSTNAGVMTLPMAIALAVANNPDIAAARREVQASEGALRQAGVMPNPELSVLVEDARQDSRSTTIQINQPLELGGKRGARISVAERSRSAALNELAIKSAEIRAAVTTQFFAVLIAQERQRLATVSLELAQRASHAASRQVSLGKIPPLEATRASIAESGVRVELAQANSELLIARQGLATAMGSKLAAELQLQGEFHTLPALPDLQKLTQALARSPLMQRAQLEVDKRIAMSALEKSRQVPDLTLSIGNKREQQTGRNQAIVGISIPLNLFDRNQGNLQDALSRADKARNELTATENRLHGELLQTHQRLSLAREEAEMLKKVMLPGAQQAYELAIKGFEYGKFNFMDVLDAQRSLLQARAQYLRSLSEAQRAAADIEAYIGDSEFSLFTATSSF, encoded by the coding sequence ATGCAAAAATTATTCTTGCCACTCGCTATAGTGGCTGTACTACTGTGTCCCATGCTGTTTCCCGTATCAGCACAGGCACAAAACCCATTGTCCTCGACCAACGCTGGCGTAATGACCTTGCCCATGGCAATAGCACTGGCCGTTGCCAATAACCCGGACATCGCTGCTGCCAGGCGTGAAGTGCAAGCCAGCGAGGGTGCATTGCGCCAGGCTGGTGTCATGCCCAACCCTGAACTGTCTGTCCTCGTCGAAGATGCCAGGCAAGACAGTCGTAGCACCACCATACAAATCAACCAGCCTCTGGAACTGGGTGGCAAACGCGGTGCACGCATCAGCGTCGCCGAGCGCAGTCGCAGCGCTGCCTTGAATGAACTGGCGATCAAATCAGCCGAGATCAGGGCAGCAGTCACTACACAGTTTTTTGCCGTGCTGATAGCGCAAGAGCGCCAGCGTCTTGCGACAGTGTCATTGGAACTGGCACAGCGTGCCAGCCATGCTGCCAGCCGCCAGGTCAGCCTCGGTAAAATCCCGCCACTGGAAGCCACCCGGGCGAGCATTGCCGAATCTGGCGTGCGTGTGGAACTTGCACAAGCCAATAGCGAATTACTGATAGCCAGGCAAGGTCTGGCAACCGCCATGGGCAGCAAACTGGCTGCTGAGCTGCAACTGCAGGGTGAATTCCATACTCTGCCCGCCTTGCCCGACTTGCAAAAACTGACGCAAGCCCTGGCACGCTCACCATTAATGCAACGCGCACAACTCGAAGTGGACAAGCGAATCGCCATGTCCGCACTGGAAAAAAGCAGGCAAGTACCGGACCTGACTTTAAGCATAGGCAACAAGCGCGAACAGCAAACTGGCCGCAACCAGGCCATCGTCGGCATCAGCATCCCGCTGAATCTGTTTGACCGCAATCAGGGCAATTTACAAGATGCTCTGAGTCGCGCAGACAAGGCCAGGAATGAATTGACAGCCACAGAAAACCGCCTGCATGGCGAGCTACTGCAAACCCATCAACGCCTGAGCCTGGCCAGGGAAGAAGCCGAGATGCTGAAGAAAGTCATGCTGCCCGGTGCACAACAGGCATATGAGCTCGCCATCAAGGGCTTTGAATACGGCAAATTCAATTTCATGGATGTGCTGGACGCCCAGCGTTCATTGCTGCAAGCCAGGGCGCAATACTTGCGCAGCCTGTCAGAAGCCCAGCGTGCGGCGGCGGATATCGAGGCTTACATAGGTGACAGTGAATTCAGCCTGTTCACCGCCACCTCTTCATTTTAG